The following proteins come from a genomic window of Acidimicrobiia bacterium:
- a CDS encoding sugar ABC transporter permease, producing the protein MALSPTKKNYVFGRGLKAWAPVLLLLPGFGFYLLIAVGPSLATAVYSFTDATGIRGAPVNWIGFENYDEFLFRGLASRDNLAALTRTLRFSFFVTTIQFALGLGLALLLNQRLRGRTIFRTLFFLPVILGAVIQGLMWKLFLYPGGGPVSKAWEWMGMQSEFLGGTPQEAFIWVIVVQIWANVGITMVIFLAGMQTIDTTLYEAARIDGAGGWALFKSITWPQLTPAINTNFLLNIIGSLQAWQLFLVLIGYRPGTQVLGYLVFAEGFGQTSGSVSAAFRQGYAAAASIVLFFLVLVLGLSANWFVARRERKYLG; encoded by the coding sequence ATGGCGCTTAGTCCGACCAAGAAGAACTACGTGTTCGGTCGAGGGCTGAAGGCCTGGGCGCCGGTTCTTCTGCTTCTCCCTGGTTTCGGTTTCTATCTCCTCATCGCCGTCGGCCCCTCCCTGGCGACGGCGGTGTACTCGTTCACGGATGCGACCGGCATCCGCGGTGCCCCGGTCAACTGGATCGGATTCGAGAATTATGACGAGTTCCTGTTCCGAGGACTCGCATCTCGTGACAACCTTGCTGCGCTGACACGAACCCTTCGGTTCTCGTTCTTCGTCACCACCATTCAATTCGCCCTGGGTCTCGGCCTCGCCCTGTTGCTGAATCAGCGGCTGAGGGGCAGGACCATCTTCCGCACCCTGTTCTTCCTCCCGGTGATTCTCGGAGCGGTCATTCAGGGACTCATGTGGAAGCTCTTCCTCTATCCCGGCGGGGGGCCCGTCTCCAAGGCATGGGAATGGATGGGCATGCAGTCCGAGTTCCTGGGAGGGACTCCACAAGAGGCCTTCATCTGGGTGATCGTCGTGCAGATCTGGGCCAACGTCGGCATCACGATGGTGATCTTCCTCGCCGGAATGCAGACCATCGACACGACGCTCTACGAGGCTGCCAGGATCGACGGCGCCGGAGGCTGGGCGTTGTTCAAGAGCATCACCTGGCCCCAGTTGACCCCGGCCATCAACACGAACTTCCTGTTGAACATCATCGGCTCGCTGCAGGCGTGGCAGCTGTTCCTCGTCCTCATCGGGTACCGGCCTGGGACGCAGGTGCTCGGCTACCTCGTCTTCGCCGAAGGCTTCGGCCAGACATCCGGCTCCGTCAGCGCCGCGTTCCGGCAGGGCTACGCAGCCGCAGCATCGATCGTCCTGTTCTTCCTGGTGCTGGTTCTCGGCCTCTCGGCCAACTGGTTCGTTGCTCGAAGAGAGAGGAAGTACCTCGGATGA